A genomic window from Oceanobacillus timonensis includes:
- the queD gene encoding 6-carboxytetrahydropterin synthase QueD yields the protein MYGFRIVEALQKLDEDIHREQLAYHQKRVMVSKEFTFDAAHHLHCYEGKCKNLHGHTYRVVFGISGFVDNIGMVIDFGDIKEIWKDKLEIFLDHRYVNETLPKMNTTAENMVVWMFEQMEAAVQELPNQCQVEFVRLFETPTSYAEARREWMYHA from the coding sequence ATGTATGGATTTCGTATTGTTGAAGCGTTGCAAAAACTGGACGAGGATATTCATAGGGAACAGCTGGCTTATCATCAGAAACGGGTGATGGTAAGTAAGGAATTTACGTTTGATGCTGCACACCATCTTCATTGTTATGAGGGGAAATGTAAGAATCTTCATGGCCACACGTATCGAGTCGTATTCGGTATCAGCGGTTTTGTGGATAATATAGGGATGGTGATTGATTTTGGGGATATCAAAGAGATTTGGAAAGACAAGTTGGAAATATTCCTGGATCACCGTTATGTCAATGAAACTTTACCGAAAATGAATACAACAGCAGAAAATATGGTTGTCTGGATGTTCGAACAAATGGAAGCAGCTGTCCAAGAACTTCCCAACCAATGCCAGGTGGAATTTGTGCGGTTATTTGAAACACCGACAAGCTATGCAGAAGCAAGACGGGAGTGGATGTACCATGCGTAA
- the queE gene encoding 7-carboxy-7-deazaguanine synthase QueE, with amino-acid sequence MRKIPVLEIFGPTIQGEGMVVGRKTMFVRTAGCDYRCAWCDSAFTWDGSAKEDVVPMTSTEIWQRLQEIGGNHFDHVTISGGNPALLSAMDDLIDVLQEHHIEVALETQGSRYQDWFVKIDDLTISPKPPSSKMKTNWEKLDDIIHQLEVNERLVHTSLKIVIFDQEDLRYAEKVHQRYPKLAFFLQVGNDDLEEIEPQQLSRHLLNKYEWLIDQVVASTVLNRVRVLPQVHALVWGNKRGV; translated from the coding sequence ATGCGTAAAATACCTGTTTTAGAAATATTCGGTCCCACGATTCAAGGAGAAGGCATGGTGGTAGGAAGAAAAACGATGTTCGTTCGGACCGCCGGATGTGATTACCGGTGCGCCTGGTGCGATTCTGCCTTCACTTGGGATGGGAGTGCGAAAGAAGATGTCGTTCCAATGACGAGTACGGAAATTTGGCAGCGGCTGCAAGAAATAGGAGGGAATCACTTTGACCATGTGACGATTTCAGGCGGGAATCCAGCTTTGTTATCCGCTATGGACGATTTGATTGATGTGCTTCAGGAGCATCATATTGAGGTGGCTCTGGAAACCCAAGGAAGCCGTTATCAGGATTGGTTTGTTAAAATTGATGATCTGACCATATCTCCCAAGCCCCCAAGTTCTAAGATGAAAACAAACTGGGAGAAGTTAGATGATATTATTCATCAATTGGAAGTTAATGAGCGATTGGTACATACCAGCTTAAAGATAGTGATTTTTGATCAAGAAGATCTTCGCTATGCTGAAAAAGTACATCAGCGTTATCCGAAGCTTGCTTTTTTCCTGCAGGTAGGGAATGATGATTTAGAGGAAATAGAGCCACAGCAATTATCCAGGCATTTATTGAATAAGTATGAATGGTTGATTGATCAAGTCGTGGCATCCACTGTGCTGAATCGGGTTCGCGTTCTGCCGCAAGTACATGCATTAGTTTGGGGAAATAAGCGAGGGGTATAA